One Terriglobales bacterium genomic window carries:
- a CDS encoding DegT/DnrJ/EryC1/StrS family aminotransferase has translation MPKKKTRTSSPEAPALLPVARPLTGEREARAVRRPLLSGWLTQGPEVAAFEREFAAYVGAPHACAVASCTVALHLALKAVGVGPGGEVITASHSFIATANAVRYCGALPVFVDIQPETYNLDPKLIERVITPRTRAILCVHQIGMPCDLAAILEIAGRHRLPVVEDAACAAGSEIRWQGKWEKIGRPRGDIACFSFHPRKLLTTGDGGMLTTRNPEFDRRFRLWRQHGMSVPDTVRHGARQVIFEDYAELGYNYRMTDIQAAVGREQLQRLPAILARRRKLAAAYRRRLASIPGLGLPAQPAWARSNWQSYCVRLPAGREQRQVMQAMLEEGISTRRAVMCAHREPAYRTEPWSCGLSREQCGCPPGSCRRLAESERAQDQAIVLPLFHQMGLREVERVVAALLRACR, from the coding sequence GTGCCGAAAAAAAAGACTAGAACGTCCTCGCCTGAAGCTCCGGCGCTGCTGCCGGTGGCCCGCCCCCTGACCGGGGAGCGCGAGGCCCGCGCCGTCCGCCGCCCCCTGCTCTCCGGGTGGCTGACGCAGGGGCCGGAGGTGGCCGCCTTCGAGCGCGAGTTCGCCGCCTACGTGGGCGCGCCCCACGCCTGCGCCGTCGCCAGTTGCACCGTCGCGCTGCACCTGGCGCTGAAAGCGGTGGGGGTGGGCCCGGGCGGTGAGGTCATCACCGCCAGCCACTCCTTCATCGCCACCGCCAACGCCGTCCGCTACTGCGGCGCGCTGCCCGTCTTCGTGGACATCCAGCCGGAGACTTACAACCTCGATCCCAAGCTGATCGAGCGCGTCATCACCCCCCGCACCCGCGCCATCCTGTGCGTGCACCAGATCGGCATGCCCTGCGACCTGGCCGCTATCCTGGAGATCGCCGGCCGCCACCGGCTGCCGGTGGTCGAGGACGCCGCCTGCGCCGCCGGCAGCGAGATCCGCTGGCAGGGAAAGTGGGAGAAGATCGGCCGCCCCCGCGGCGACATCGCCTGCTTCTCCTTCCACCCGCGCAAGCTCCTCACCACCGGGGACGGGGGCATGCTGACCACCCGCAACCCGGAGTTCGACCGCCGCTTCCGGCTGTGGCGGCAGCACGGCATGAGCGTCCCCGACACCGTCCGCCACGGCGCCCGCCAGGTCATCTTCGAGGACTACGCCGAGCTGGGCTACAACTACCGCATGACCGACATCCAGGCGGCGGTGGGGCGCGAGCAGCTCCAGCGGCTGCCCGCCATCCTGGCCCGCCGGCGCAAGCTGGCCGCCGCCTACCGCCGGCGGCTGGCCTCCATCCCCGGCCTGGGGCTGCCGGCGCAGCCTGCCTGGGCCCGCAGCAACTGGCAGAGCTACTGCGTCCGCCTGCCCGCAGGCCGCGAGCAGCGCCAGGTCATGCAGGCCATGCTGGAGGAGGGCATCTCCACCCGCCGCGCCGTCATGTGTGCCCACCGCGAGCCCGCCTACCGCACCGAACCCTGGTCCTGCGGCCTGTCCCGGGAGCAGTGCGGCTGCCCCCCCGGCTCCTGCCGCCGCCTGGCGGAGAGCGAACGCGCCCAGGACCAAGCCATCGTCCTGCCGCTCTTCCACCAGATGGGCCTGCGGGAGGTGGAGCGGGTGGTCGCGGCTTTGCTCCGAGCCTGCCGCTGA
- a CDS encoding NAD-dependent epimerase/dehydratase family protein, translated as MKLEGSRILITGGAGLVGSHIADQVAGRAREVIVLDNFVRGRRENLLPALASGKVRIVEGDIRDRKRLAEVMAGVDVLFHQAAIRITQCAAEPRLALEVMADGTYNVLEAAVAAQVKRVVAASSASVYGLAEQFPTPERHHPYNDSTLYGATKSFNEGLLRAFHEMYGLDYVALRYFNVYGPRMDLHGVYTEVLIRWMERIAAGQPPLIFGDGRQTMDFIYIEDVARANLLAAESAVDGEVFNVASGVETSLQELAATLLRVMGSSLQVEYAAERKVSPVARRLADTRAARERLGFAAQVPLEEGLRRLVAWYQEERRAEKKD; from the coding sequence ATGAAGCTGGAGGGCAGCCGCATCCTCATCACCGGGGGCGCCGGCCTGGTGGGCTCGCACATCGCCGACCAGGTGGCTGGGCGCGCCCGCGAAGTCATCGTGCTCGACAACTTCGTGCGCGGCCGCCGCGAGAACCTGCTCCCGGCCCTGGCCTCGGGGAAGGTGCGCATCGTCGAGGGCGACATCCGCGACCGCAAGCGGCTGGCCGAAGTCATGGCTGGCGTGGATGTCCTCTTCCACCAGGCCGCCATCCGCATCACCCAGTGCGCCGCCGAGCCCCGCCTCGCCCTGGAGGTGATGGCCGACGGCACCTACAACGTGCTGGAGGCCGCCGTCGCCGCCCAGGTCAAGCGCGTGGTGGCGGCTTCTTCGGCCTCGGTCTACGGCCTGGCCGAGCAATTCCCCACCCCCGAGCGCCATCATCCCTACAACGACAGCACCCTCTACGGCGCCACCAAGAGCTTCAACGAAGGCCTGCTGCGCGCCTTCCACGAGATGTACGGCCTCGACTACGTGGCCCTGCGCTACTTCAACGTCTATGGGCCGCGCATGGACCTCCACGGGGTCTACACCGAGGTGCTGATCCGCTGGATGGAGCGCATCGCCGCCGGCCAGCCCCCGCTGATCTTCGGCGACGGCCGCCAGACCATGGACTTCATCTACATCGAGGACGTCGCCCGGGCCAACCTGCTGGCCGCGGAATCGGCCGTCGACGGGGAGGTGTTCAACGTGGCCAGCGGCGTGGAGACCAGCCTGCAGGAGCTGGCCGCCACCCTGCTGCGGGTGATGGGCTCCTCGCTCCAGGTGGAATACGCGGCCGAGCGCAAGGTCAGCCCCGTGGCCCGCCGCCTGGCCGACACCCGCGCCGCGCGCGAGCGCCTCGGCTTCGCCGCTCAGGTCCCCCTGGAAGAGGGCCTGCGGCGGCTGGTAGCGTGGTATCAGGAAGAACGCCGTGCCGAAAAAAAAGACTAG
- a CDS encoding helix-turn-helix domain-containing protein, giving the protein MAESREVMNIRQASQYLGVSPDTLYKYVYEEKIPAFKLGNRWKFKKTILDSWMERKSTLGEGRGKKKPKAARAMATH; this is encoded by the coding sequence ATGGCCGAGTCGCGTGAGGTGATGAACATCCGCCAGGCTTCGCAGTACCTGGGGGTGAGTCCGGACACGCTCTACAAGTACGTATACGAGGAGAAGATCCCGGCCTTCAAACTGGGCAACCGCTGGAAGTTCAAGAAGACCATCCTGGACTCCTGGATGGAGCGCAAGAGCACCCTGGGCGAAGGACGGGGCAAAAAGAAACCCAAAGCGGCGCGCGCAATGGCGACGCACTGA